Proteins co-encoded in one Arachis hypogaea cultivar Tifrunner chromosome 13, arahy.Tifrunner.gnm2.J5K5, whole genome shotgun sequence genomic window:
- the LOC112737042 gene encoding dirigent protein 23, with translation MSKQIVLMMMMVTISVMRGIQCMQLKAGNWGVSVKSEKETVTNLQFYFHDTLSGQNPSAIQVAQPLDKNKSTLTMFGSIMMADDPLTETSDPKSKLVGRAQGLYGSSCQQELGLLMALSFSFTDGPYNGSSFALMGKNSAMSPVREMPIVGGTGLFRMARGFALAHTVWLNPTNGDAIVGYNVTLVH, from the coding sequence ATGTCAAAGCAAAttgtgttgatgatgatgatggttacAATAAGTGTAATGCGAGGGATTCAATGCATGCAATTGAAGGCAGGGAATTGGGGTGTGAGTGTTAAGTCCGAGAAGGAGACAGTGACAAACCTTCAATTCTATTTCCACGACACACTCAGCGGACAAAATCCAAGTGCCATTCAGGTGGCTCAGCCACTTGACAAGAACAAGTCCACACTCACCATGTTTGGTTCCATCATGATGGCTGATGATCCCTTGACCGAAACGTCCGACCCAAAGTCTAAGCTTGTGGGCCGGGCGCAGGGTCTGTATGGATCGTCTTGCCAACAAGAATTAGGCCTATTGATGGCCTTGAGTTTCTCATTCACGGATGGGCCTTACAATGGGAGCTCGTTCGCGCTCATGGGGAAGAACTCCGCCATGAGCCCGGTTCGCGAGATGCCCATTGTAGGAGGCACCGGACTCTTCCGAATGGCGCGTGGGTTTGCACTCGCCCATACTGTCTGGTTGAATCCCACCAATGGCGATGCCATTGTTGGCTACAATGTCACCCTCGTCCATtaa
- the LOC112737040 gene encoding uncharacterized protein, whose product MGDVVSKQIERRRAIQTQKKTLNDLMRFEGEDYPGSDYFLINRKTWMHDLNPEKLQIKKIVWPGTHDSATDKIGIPFITRPFAQCQSDSIYEQLLMGTRVLDIRVQKDRKVCHGILTTYSVDIVLNDIKKFLSETESEIIILEVRTEYGHEDPPEFDKYLEEKLGDYLIPNDEQVFDKTIGEVLPRRVICVWKPRKLPKPEAGSMLWSEGYLKDNWINTDLPETKFESNLDYLSKQEPVNTRKYFYRVENTVTPVPDNPIVCVKPVTERIHAFARLFISQCFTKQIGDRLQIFSTDFIDEDFVGACVGLTYARVKGIA is encoded by the coding sequence ATGGGTGATGTGGTTTCCAAACAGATTGAGAGGCGCAGAGCAATTCAAACACAAAAGAAAACTCTAAATGATCTCATGAGATTCGAAGGTGAAGACTATCCAGGTTCTGATTACTTCCTTATAAACAGGAAAACATGGATGCATGATCTCAACCCAGAAAAGCTTCAAATCAAGAAGATAGTTTGGCCTGGAACCCATGATTCTGCAACCGACAAGATTGGAATCCCATTCATCACTCGCCCTTTTGCTCAATGCCAATCTGACTCCATATACGAACAACTTTTGATGGGGACACGCGTTTTAGACATAAGAGTGCAGAAGGATAGAAAGGTATGCCATGGAATTCTAACAACTTACAGTGTAGATATTGTCCTTAATGATATCAAGAAGTTCTTGTCTGAAACCGAATCAGAGATCATAATCCTTGAAGTTAGAACAGAATATGGACATGAAGATCCTCCAGAGTTTGATAAGTATCTAGAGGAAAAACTAGGGGATTACCTTATACCAAATGATGAACAAGTTTTTGATAAAACCATTGGAGAAGTGCTACCAAGGAGGGTTATTTGTGTTTGGAAGCCAAGAAAATTGCCAAAGCCTGAAGCTGGTAGCATGCTGTGGAGTGAAGGGTATTTGAAGGATAATTGGATCAACACTGATTTGCCAGAAACAAAGTTTGAAAGCAACTTGGATTATTTGAGCAAACAAGAACCTGTGAATACTAGAAAGTACTTTTATAGGGTGGAGAACACGGTTACTCCGGTGCCGGATAACCCCATTGTGTGTGTGAAACCAGTGACTGAAAGGATTCATGCTTTTGCAAGGCTATTCATATCTCAATGTTTCACCAAACAGATTGGTGATAGGTTGCAGATTTTCTCTACAGATTTTATAGATGAGGATTTTGTTGGTGCTTGTGTTGGACTCACATATGCAAGGGTGAAGGGTATTGCATGA